The Cystobacter ferrugineus genome includes a window with the following:
- a CDS encoding acyl-ACP desaturase, with protein MSFFETAEKKRRWSVYEDIPWDRLDPSVYDEGRAMNVETFCGVELYLPDYLGQGVNLVRENFGRAWFQANWGYEESKHGLALRMYLLKTGLRTEEQLRGLEDAIAARPWRLPWDTPRRMTCYGAIQEASTLLAYARQLEDAQAGKDEVLATIYRLIARDEAAHQQFYRAVLKLELEEHRHETLEDLALVSVGFRMPAIDLLPDSERRVETLRMHNSFNRWGFFLKVWMPLLKLLGVSRQEFGEYQRRALDQIRDQAS; from the coding sequence ATGAGCTTCTTCGAGACCGCCGAGAAGAAGCGGCGCTGGAGTGTGTATGAGGACATCCCGTGGGATCGCCTGGATCCGTCGGTCTACGACGAGGGGCGCGCGATGAACGTCGAGACGTTCTGCGGAGTCGAGCTCTACCTCCCGGACTACCTCGGCCAGGGCGTCAATCTCGTGCGCGAGAACTTCGGCCGGGCGTGGTTCCAGGCGAACTGGGGCTACGAGGAATCCAAGCACGGCCTCGCGTTGCGGATGTATCTGCTCAAGACCGGACTGCGCACCGAGGAGCAACTGCGCGGCCTCGAGGATGCCATCGCGGCCCGGCCCTGGCGCCTTCCCTGGGACACGCCCCGGCGGATGACCTGCTACGGCGCCATCCAGGAGGCGAGCACGCTCCTCGCCTACGCACGCCAGCTCGAGGACGCCCAGGCCGGCAAGGACGAGGTGCTCGCGACCATCTACCGCCTCATCGCGCGCGACGAGGCGGCCCACCAGCAGTTCTACCGCGCCGTCCTCAAGCTCGAACTCGAGGAGCATCGCCACGAGACGCTGGAGGATCTCGCCCTGGTGTCCGTCGGCTTCCGCATGCCGGCGATCGATCTCCTCCCCGACTCGGAGCGACGTGTCGAGACGCTGCGCATGCACAACAGCTTCAACCGCTGGGGCTTCTTCCTGAAGGTCTGGATGCCGCTGCTCAAACTCCTGGGCGTGTCGCGTCAGGAGTTCGGGGAGTACCAGCGGCGAGCCCTCGACCAGATTCGCGACCAGGCTAGCTGA
- a CDS encoding fatty acyl-AMP ligase → MDEAPATRGFTFQNERGEERFVAFPALHAESRRRGAALQALGMKKGDRLGMVIIDPEDFIATFLGALRIGVVPVPLYPPMHLGGLDSYTRQAAAILSSSGSSVLVVSAGLASIFWAFVDRVPSLARVVETSSLTGDASALREVLVTPEDLVFLQYTSGSTGTPKGVKATSGTLIANIHGFMGASLSMQPGVDTGVSWLPLQHDMGLIGFVLGPIYWQISVTFIPTLRFLKRPECWMETMHRQKATVSFAPNFAYGWLTRVAKEEELGRWSLGHVRALGVGAEPLHYDTLKRFTDKFARTGLRPDVLLPAYGLAESMLAISMKTSTEPMKVRTLDAGRFRDEGVSVPANGGEVERHIGCGKVIPGHELRVVDEKGRPCPDGVRGEILFRGPSVMEGYQEGGAEEIIDADGWLRTGDLGYLVDGELYVVGRAKDLIIIRGRNISPQTIEWEVNKLPGVRAGTTIAVAVRVDDSEGVVVMLETRIAAVKALKAEVAATVKRVIGVPPADVLCLPPGTIPKTSSGKLQRGKARRQYLEGKLGREGSRTAGAMGARLRLGLQVARSWWARARFLLRSRNTNEEEHRHE, encoded by the coding sequence TTGGACGAGGCTCCGGCAACGCGCGGATTCACGTTCCAGAACGAGAGGGGCGAGGAGCGTTTCGTCGCGTTTCCCGCACTTCACGCCGAGAGCCGCCGACGGGGCGCGGCGTTGCAGGCATTGGGGATGAAGAAGGGAGATCGCCTGGGAATGGTGATCATCGATCCCGAGGACTTCATCGCGACGTTCCTGGGTGCGTTACGCATCGGTGTCGTCCCCGTTCCGCTCTATCCGCCCATGCACCTCGGCGGCCTCGACAGCTATACGCGGCAGGCCGCGGCGATCCTCTCATCATCAGGTTCGTCCGTGCTCGTGGTGAGCGCCGGGCTGGCCAGCATCTTCTGGGCATTCGTCGATCGTGTGCCGAGCCTCGCGCGCGTGGTCGAGACGTCGTCCCTGACGGGAGATGCGTCGGCGCTGCGCGAGGTGTTGGTGACTCCGGAGGATCTGGTGTTTCTGCAGTACACGTCGGGCTCGACGGGGACGCCGAAAGGCGTGAAGGCGACCAGCGGCACGCTCATCGCCAACATTCACGGCTTCATGGGCGCATCGCTTTCCATGCAGCCGGGGGTCGACACCGGGGTGAGCTGGCTGCCGCTGCAGCACGACATGGGATTGATTGGCTTCGTGCTTGGGCCGATCTACTGGCAGATCTCCGTGACGTTCATCCCAACGCTGCGCTTCCTCAAGCGTCCGGAGTGCTGGATGGAGACGATGCACCGCCAGAAGGCGACCGTCTCCTTTGCTCCGAACTTCGCGTACGGGTGGCTGACACGCGTCGCCAAGGAGGAGGAGCTCGGGCGGTGGTCGTTGGGGCACGTTCGCGCCCTCGGTGTCGGCGCGGAGCCGCTGCATTACGACACCCTGAAGCGCTTCACCGACAAGTTCGCGCGCACCGGCCTGCGCCCGGACGTGCTCCTTCCGGCGTATGGCCTCGCGGAATCGATGCTGGCGATCAGCATGAAGACGTCGACCGAGCCGATGAAGGTGCGGACGCTCGATGCCGGGCGCTTCCGCGACGAGGGCGTGTCCGTGCCCGCCAACGGTGGAGAGGTCGAGCGCCACATTGGTTGTGGCAAGGTCATTCCCGGACACGAGCTTCGCGTCGTCGATGAGAAGGGAAGGCCGTGTCCGGATGGCGTGCGCGGCGAGATCCTGTTCCGCGGTCCGTCGGTGATGGAGGGGTATCAGGAAGGCGGAGCCGAGGAGATCATCGACGCCGACGGGTGGCTCCGGACCGGCGATCTCGGCTATCTCGTGGACGGTGAGCTCTACGTGGTGGGGCGCGCGAAGGATCTCATCATCATCCGCGGCCGCAACATCAGCCCGCAGACGATTGAGTGGGAGGTCAACAAGCTTCCGGGGGTGCGTGCTGGCACGACCATCGCGGTGGCCGTTCGCGTCGACGACAGCGAGGGCGTGGTGGTCATGTTGGAGACGCGCATCGCCGCCGTGAAGGCGCTCAAGGCCGAGGTCGCCGCGACGGTGAAGCGCGTGATCGGCGTTCCTCCGGCGGACGTGCTCTGTCTGCCGCCCGGGACGATTCCCAAGACTTCGTCGGGCAAGCTCCAGCGCGGCAAGGCCCGTCGGCAGTATCTGGAAGGCAAGCTCGGGCGGGAAGGGTCGCGCACCGCCGGAGCGATGGGGGCGCGTCTACGCCTGGGGCTGCAGGTGGCCCGGTCCTGGTGGGCGCGCGCCAGGTTTTTGCTTCGGTCCAGGAACACGAACGAGGAAGAACACAGACATGAGTGA
- a CDS encoding acyl carrier protein, whose translation MSEREIIDLVKAALSKVRPEFAAEFASVGIDTRFDSLRIDSVDTLRMITFLEDKLGFVFQDEDLGRIETVTDLATLIRKNGHEPRC comes from the coding sequence ATGAGTGAGCGAGAGATCATCGACCTGGTGAAGGCCGCGCTGAGCAAGGTGCGGCCGGAATTCGCCGCCGAGTTCGCGTCGGTGGGCATTGACACGCGGTTCGACAGCCTCCGCATCGACTCGGTCGACACCCTGCGGATGATCACGTTCCTCGAGGACAAGCTCGGGTTCGTGTTCCAGGACGAGGACCTGGGCCGCATCGAGACGGTGACGGACCTGGCCACGCTCATCCGGAAGAACGGGCATGAGCCCCGCTGCTGA
- a CDS encoding alpha/beta fold hydrolase codes for MTELPEWILRQLPDGVEHRQIPVAGHSIHVMEFGQGQPVFMLHGNPTWGFLYRKVMAALRGQPVRCIVPDLVGLGLSDKPRDLGVHTLENHAAWIGGLIDALALEDMIFVGQDWGGPIGMLALAERLERVSGMVILNTVLGPPRPGFRPTLFHRSSQLPVISDVLFRGLQFPQLALWAAQGDRSTMRGEVARAYRWPLRRLQDRTAPLALARMVPDSMEHRSIAPLRRCQEVAESFKGPMRIVWGDRDPVLGRVIGWLQRLLPHAEVKRTQAGHFLQEEVPGDIAHAITSLVSSGAHARSSG; via the coding sequence ATGACCGAGCTGCCTGAGTGGATTCTTCGACAGTTGCCCGACGGCGTCGAGCACCGCCAGATCCCCGTCGCGGGTCATTCCATCCACGTCATGGAATTTGGCCAGGGACAGCCTGTCTTCATGCTCCACGGCAATCCCACCTGGGGCTTCCTCTACCGCAAGGTCATGGCCGCCCTCCGCGGCCAGCCGGTGCGCTGCATCGTGCCCGACCTCGTCGGCCTTGGCCTCTCCGACAAGCCGCGCGACCTGGGCGTGCACACCCTCGAGAACCATGCCGCCTGGATCGGCGGACTGATCGACGCGCTCGCCCTCGAGGACATGATCTTCGTCGGCCAGGACTGGGGTGGGCCCATCGGCATGCTCGCGCTCGCCGAACGGCTCGAGCGCGTGTCGGGCATGGTCATCCTGAACACCGTCCTCGGGCCGCCGCGCCCCGGGTTCCGTCCGACGCTGTTCCATCGTTCGAGCCAGCTTCCCGTGATCAGCGACGTGCTGTTCCGCGGCCTGCAATTCCCGCAGCTCGCACTCTGGGCCGCGCAGGGAGACCGAAGCACCATGCGCGGCGAGGTCGCCCGCGCCTATCGCTGGCCACTCCGGCGCCTCCAGGATCGCACCGCGCCCCTCGCCCTCGCACGCATGGTGCCGGACTCCATGGAGCATCGCTCCATCGCGCCGCTGCGGCGCTGCCAGGAAGTCGCCGAGTCGTTCAAGGGCCCCATGCGCATTGTCTGGGGTGACCGGGATCCGGTGCTCGGACGCGTCATCGGATGGCTCCAACGCCTCCTGCCGCACGCGGAGGTCAAGCGCACCCAGGCCGGACACTTCCTCCAGGAGGAGGTGCCCGGCGACATCGCCCACGCCATCACTTCACTGGTCAGCAGCGGGGCTCATGCCCGTTCTTCCGGATGA
- a CDS encoding AMP-binding protein codes for MTGRSTNHIAAEMRRRARGSPAQPAFVIQGPHSRPVVTYGAFAERVARAAAFLTEHGLKHGERCALIGANHPDWCAAWYAIVSLGAVAVTLDPQLSPATLGALMKDAGARFAIVDAKAEAQSAAWTQLEQVFSLNEQANGVFSSNAAAPEELIGGGDELAGLLYTSGTTSEPKGVMLTHTNLLTAVDGIILALRADHRDVVLSVLPFFHILAQIGGMLAPLTVGATVVLLPEIEVTRITGALRDGGITIFFCVPQFYHLFLRRMRAQIDESPRLRRMFPRLLRWNRRARALGLNAGKVVFKKVHAAFGPKIRAMISGGAALDPEAARTFYAMGIDVLQVYGLTETTGAIAMGRPGETIIGTAGRAVPGAEFRIDVPDGRGSPRAPGEVLVRGAMVMPGYYNRPGEARIENSWFHTGDLGYLDGNGYLYLLGRAGDTLVLPSGKKIQPSELETHFARSKLIAEVGVTLAPGGAGSDPQLHLVVVPDLEAIRAAGTGNVEQEIHEEVANLSAALPSYKRVAGVTITREPLPRTTTRKLKRAALQEWVKASQAAERVGLKPVWRDADRAWAEVPAHARALELIAARVGRPRAELHPDLHLDIDLGLDSLARLSLLSELNVNAAGEVLATVQSVRELVEATASGAPAPAAPASSRPPPRSQVLTLLTFALLRGVRGMAWLFLGMRVKGADHLRPPGAALICPNHQSLLDILLILSVLPWSVLRRTCMVGKPKYFSGLLLPLVRRIGVMPIDASRNLPTAIAESVARLERGAVLVVFPEGTRSWDGTLLPFRHGAAVIAQRARAPIVPVAIDGTHRVLPRGRFFGGLHRVTIRAGAAILDDPSADVHARTSTLRARIASLLQGASS; via the coding sequence ATGACCGGGCGATCGACAAACCACATCGCGGCGGAGATGCGCAGGCGGGCGAGGGGGAGCCCGGCTCAACCGGCGTTCGTCATCCAGGGCCCGCACTCGCGCCCCGTCGTGACGTACGGCGCGTTCGCCGAGCGCGTCGCGCGCGCCGCGGCCTTCCTGACCGAGCACGGCCTGAAACACGGTGAGCGCTGCGCGCTGATTGGCGCCAACCATCCGGATTGGTGCGCGGCCTGGTACGCCATCGTCAGCCTCGGCGCCGTCGCGGTGACGCTGGATCCACAGTTGTCCCCGGCGACGCTGGGCGCGCTCATGAAGGACGCCGGCGCCCGCTTCGCCATCGTCGACGCGAAGGCCGAAGCACAGAGCGCCGCGTGGACGCAGCTCGAGCAGGTGTTCAGCCTGAATGAGCAAGCGAATGGCGTGTTTTCCAGCAACGCCGCCGCACCCGAGGAGCTCATCGGCGGCGGCGACGAGCTGGCCGGGCTGCTCTACACGTCAGGCACGACGTCCGAGCCAAAAGGCGTCATGCTGACTCACACGAATTTGCTCACGGCGGTGGACGGCATCATCCTCGCGTTGCGCGCCGACCACCGCGACGTGGTCCTATCGGTCCTCCCCTTCTTCCACATCCTCGCGCAGATTGGGGGCATGCTCGCTCCGCTCACCGTCGGCGCGACGGTGGTGCTCCTCCCCGAGATCGAAGTCACTCGCATCACCGGCGCGCTGCGCGACGGTGGCATCACGATCTTCTTCTGCGTTCCGCAATTCTATCATCTGTTCCTGCGCCGCATGCGCGCGCAGATCGATGAGTCGCCCCGGTTGCGACGCATGTTTCCGCGCCTGTTGCGCTGGAACCGCCGCGCCCGCGCCCTCGGCCTCAACGCGGGAAAGGTCGTGTTCAAGAAGGTCCACGCCGCGTTTGGACCGAAGATACGCGCGATGATCTCCGGCGGCGCCGCCCTGGATCCTGAAGCGGCGCGCACGTTCTACGCCATGGGCATCGACGTCCTGCAGGTCTACGGCCTCACCGAGACCACTGGTGCGATCGCGATGGGCCGGCCGGGCGAGACGATCATCGGCACGGCCGGCCGCGCGGTGCCCGGCGCCGAGTTCCGCATCGACGTCCCGGACGGTCGAGGGAGCCCGCGAGCGCCCGGCGAGGTGCTCGTCCGCGGTGCGATGGTGATGCCGGGCTATTACAATCGCCCGGGCGAGGCGAGGATCGAAAACAGTTGGTTCCACACCGGCGACCTCGGGTACCTCGACGGGAACGGCTACCTCTATCTCCTTGGTCGCGCCGGAGACACCCTCGTCCTTCCCAGCGGCAAGAAAATCCAACCGAGCGAACTCGAGACGCACTTCGCGCGCTCGAAGCTCATCGCCGAGGTCGGCGTCACGCTCGCGCCCGGCGGCGCGGGGAGCGACCCGCAGCTCCATCTCGTCGTCGTCCCCGACCTCGAGGCCATACGCGCCGCCGGCACCGGCAACGTCGAGCAGGAGATCCACGAGGAGGTCGCGAACCTCTCCGCCGCACTGCCGTCGTACAAGCGCGTCGCCGGCGTCACCATCACCCGCGAGCCCTTGCCACGCACCACCACGCGCAAGCTCAAACGCGCCGCGCTCCAGGAATGGGTCAAAGCGTCCCAGGCCGCCGAGCGCGTCGGGTTGAAGCCGGTGTGGCGTGACGCCGACCGCGCGTGGGCCGAAGTCCCCGCGCACGCGCGCGCTCTCGAGCTCATTGCCGCACGCGTGGGCCGCCCACGCGCGGAACTCCATCCGGATTTGCATCTCGACATCGACCTCGGCCTCGATTCACTGGCGCGCCTGTCGTTGTTGTCGGAGCTGAACGTCAATGCCGCGGGCGAGGTGCTGGCAACGGTGCAGTCCGTGCGCGAACTCGTCGAGGCCACGGCCAGCGGCGCGCCCGCGCCGGCTGCACCCGCCTCCTCCCGCCCGCCGCCGCGCAGTCAGGTGCTGACCCTGCTCACGTTCGCGCTCCTGCGCGGCGTCCGTGGCATGGCGTGGCTGTTCCTGGGCATGCGCGTCAAGGGCGCCGACCATCTGCGTCCGCCGGGCGCGGCGCTGATCTGCCCGAATCATCAATCGCTCCTCGACATACTCTTGATCCTGTCCGTCCTTCCCTGGTCGGTCCTCCGCCGAACCTGCATGGTGGGAAAGCCAAAATACTTCAGCGGGCTCCTGCTGCCGCTGGTGCGCCGGATTGGCGTGATGCCAATCGACGCCAGCCGCAACCTCCCCACGGCCATCGCGGAGAGCGTGGCGCGGCTCGAGCGCGGCGCGGTGCTGGTCGTGTTCCCCGAAGGGACGCGCTCCTGGGACGGCACCCTCTTGCCATTCCGCCACGGTGCGGCGGTCATCGCGCAGCGCGCGCGGGCGCCCATCGTCCCCGTGGCCATCGACGGAACGCACCGCGTCCTGCCGCGTGGTAGGTTCTTTGGCGGCCTTCACCGCGTCACCATCCGCGCCGGGGCCGCGATCCTCGACGACCCCTCCGCCGACGTGCACGCGCGCACCAGCACGCTGCGCGCGAGAATCGCCTCACTGCTACAAGGAGCCTCATCATGA
- a CDS encoding type VI immunity family protein — MIHFVFYIPHDHPDIAAGVSRAFDCYMKAVGEEPGTINACAFGSSPLGPLSDERRKRLRELLLPDRPFRYAEDCADPYRLREMEKNGNETWLHLGNGHDRLSGFKLTYSARIPSRDRTPSDHDVSYLSGTLPTEHLEKHGPSMVRELLLELASGLHFTSGQAGLSFDSLVGDVFFTPRIRTELLRYPGISLNHGSAPDWMGTRVDGVHWLNFLGPPVLQKLGGVSALRSRLRSPETTVQPLDGARAVITMGDWPEAGDLTHGNSLSAYRELGRVLDPWFDKPFNDPRFRIEGFTQEEAMSWARRFLD, encoded by the coding sequence GTGATTCACTTCGTCTTTTACATACCACATGACCACCCGGACATTGCCGCCGGGGTATCCCGCGCCTTCGACTGCTACATGAAGGCAGTGGGCGAAGAGCCCGGCACCATCAACGCCTGCGCATTTGGCTCCTCTCCTCTCGGGCCTCTTTCCGACGAACGTCGGAAACGCCTTCGCGAACTGCTACTACCCGACCGTCCCTTCCGCTACGCCGAGGATTGTGCCGACCCGTACCGGCTCAGGGAGATGGAGAAGAACGGCAACGAGACGTGGCTTCACCTGGGCAACGGGCACGACAGGCTCTCGGGTTTCAAACTCACCTACTCGGCCCGTATTCCTTCCCGAGACCGGACCCCTTCCGATCACGACGTGAGCTACCTCTCGGGCACACTGCCGACCGAGCACCTCGAGAAACACGGCCCATCCATGGTGAGGGAACTGCTACTCGAGCTGGCTTCGGGCCTTCACTTCACCAGCGGCCAGGCGGGATTGAGCTTCGATTCCCTCGTTGGGGACGTGTTCTTCACGCCCCGAATCCGCACCGAACTCCTTCGCTACCCAGGCATCAGTCTCAACCACGGCTCCGCTCCCGATTGGATGGGCACGCGCGTGGATGGGGTACACTGGCTCAACTTCCTAGGCCCTCCCGTCCTTCAAAAACTGGGCGGAGTGTCCGCACTTCGTTCACGCCTGCGGTCACCGGAGACGACCGTGCAGCCTCTCGACGGAGCACGGGCCGTCATAACGATGGGGGACTGGCCCGAAGCGGGCGATCTCACCCATGGCAACTCGCTCTCCGCTTACCGGGAACTCGGCCGCGTGTTGGACCCCTGGTTCGACAAGCCCTTCAATGACCCCAGATTCCGCATTGAAGGCTTCACCCAGGAAGAAGCCATGAGCTGGGCTCGTCGCTTCCTCGACTGA
- a CDS encoding DUF4240 domain-containing protein, producing the protein MNTEEFWAIIESSRRVVEPERADGNAQRQAEELWKLLSRLSPEEIVEFDAHLQDKMDAAYQWDLWGVAYLVAGGCSDDGFTDFRSWLISMGRRVFEDAVSNAESLIGVVDAPGVEDVFFEEFRYVPARAYESLTGRDFPLRTGAGPSAPAGEEWSEEELAHRFPAFWARNGRQ; encoded by the coding sequence ATGAATACTGAGGAATTCTGGGCCATCATCGAGTCCTCTCGACGGGTGGTCGAGCCAGAACGGGCGGATGGAAACGCGCAGCGGCAGGCTGAGGAACTCTGGAAGCTGTTGTCCAGGCTGTCTCCCGAGGAGATCGTCGAGTTTGATGCCCATCTCCAGGACAAGATGGACGCCGCCTATCAATGGGACCTGTGGGGGGTTGCGTACCTCGTCGCGGGGGGCTGCTCGGATGATGGCTTCACGGACTTCAGAAGTTGGCTCATCTCGATGGGTCGTCGTGTTTTCGAGGACGCGGTGTCGAACGCTGAGTCGCTCATCGGGGTTGTTGATGCACCTGGAGTCGAAGATGTGTTCTTCGAGGAGTTCCGATACGTGCCAGCCCGTGCATATGAGTCGCTGACGGGACGCGATTTCCCTCTCCGTACGGGAGCGGGTCCTTCGGCTCCCGCTGGAGAAGAATGGAGCGAGGAGGAACTCGCGCACAGGTTTCCCGCGTTCTGGGCTCGGAATGGGCGGCAATGA
- a CDS encoding alpha/beta fold hydrolase codes for MTGGSSPGHVPRPEALAGVLPPGPVEAAVLGELAPGVVLRACPLAGGGALRLLEGGEGPPLVLLHGRGSAASTWFPLLPALAREHRVLAVDLPGFGGSTATPGPLRTAEDGLRFFVEPVEAVLSALAPGPMTLVGHSLGGLVALELALRGRVPVERLVLVDAMGLGPEMAREARLYFRVGPERVARVLGPKLFGRIAPLPDTPLHRRLMTLDYELMTVSGGRAEATRAFNMLVPLTGDVFHRSERLGEVKPPTTYLWGENDGVLPVSLAEAAVRAQPSARLVRVRAGHSPHLEQPECLLSALRT; via the coding sequence ATGACCGGCGGGAGCAGCCCGGGGCACGTCCCCCGCCCGGAGGCGCTGGCGGGAGTCCTCCCACCGGGGCCCGTGGAAGCGGCGGTGCTCGGGGAGCTGGCGCCCGGGGTGGTGCTCCGCGCATGCCCGCTCGCTGGAGGGGGGGCGCTGCGGCTCCTCGAGGGAGGCGAGGGCCCTCCCCTGGTGCTCCTGCATGGACGGGGGAGCGCGGCGAGCACATGGTTTCCCCTGCTACCGGCCCTCGCGCGGGAGCACCGGGTGCTGGCGGTGGACCTGCCGGGATTCGGGGGCTCCACGGCGACCCCCGGGCCGCTCCGGACGGCCGAGGACGGACTGCGGTTCTTCGTCGAGCCGGTGGAAGCGGTGCTCTCCGCCCTGGCACCGGGGCCGATGACCCTGGTGGGCCACTCGCTCGGGGGGCTGGTGGCGCTGGAGTTGGCGCTGCGGGGCCGGGTCCCGGTGGAGCGCCTGGTGCTGGTGGACGCGATGGGCCTGGGGCCGGAGATGGCGCGGGAGGCCCGCCTCTACTTCCGCGTGGGGCCGGAGCGGGTGGCGCGTGTATTGGGTCCCAAGCTCTTCGGGCGGATTGCTCCACTGCCGGACACCCCGCTCCACCGCCGGCTGATGACGCTCGACTACGAGTTGATGACCGTGAGCGGAGGGAGGGCCGAGGCCACGCGGGCCTTCAACATGTTGGTGCCCCTCACGGGGGACGTGTTCCACCGGAGTGAGCGGCTGGGCGAGGTGAAGCCGCCCACCACGTACCTCTGGGGCGAGAATGATGGCGTCCTGCCCGTGTCACTGGCCGAGGCCGCGGTGCGGGCGCAGCCCTCCGCGCGGCTGGTGCGAGTGCGGGCCGGACACAGTCCCCACTTGGAGCAGCCAGAGTGCCTCCTGTCCGCGCTGAGGACATGA
- a CDS encoding AAA family ATPase: MNTDIRALTERVQQESGFVELLNQEVGKVIVGQRYMLERILIGVLCNGHVLLEGVPGLAKTLTVRTIADSISASFMRIQFTPDLLPADLVGTMIYNQQAANFTVRKGPVFANVVLADEINRAPAKVQSALLEAMQERQVTIGDQSFPLPSPFLVLATQNPIEQEGTYPLPEAQVDRFMLKVKVGYPTREEEKVIMDRMSGGKPPQVQRVIALEQLVRARELVHQIYMDEKVKDYILNVVFATREPARYGLKDQADYIQFGASPRATIALSQASRAHAFLRHRGFVTPEDVKAVAFDVLRHRVALTYEAEAEELTTEKLIQRVFDRVEVP; encoded by the coding sequence ATGAACACGGACATCCGGGCACTCACCGAGCGCGTGCAGCAGGAGAGCGGCTTCGTCGAACTGCTCAACCAGGAGGTCGGCAAGGTCATCGTCGGCCAGCGCTACATGCTCGAGCGCATCCTCATTGGCGTCCTCTGCAACGGCCACGTGCTCCTCGAGGGCGTGCCGGGCCTCGCCAAGACGCTCACGGTGCGCACCATCGCCGACAGCATCAGCGCCTCGTTCATGCGCATCCAGTTCACCCCGGATCTGCTGCCGGCGGACCTCGTCGGCACGATGATCTACAACCAGCAGGCGGCCAACTTCACCGTGCGCAAGGGGCCCGTCTTCGCCAACGTGGTGCTCGCGGACGAAATCAACCGCGCCCCCGCCAAGGTCCAGTCCGCGCTGCTCGAGGCCATGCAGGAGCGCCAGGTCACCATCGGCGACCAGTCCTTCCCGCTGCCCTCGCCCTTCCTGGTGCTCGCCACCCAGAACCCCATCGAGCAGGAGGGCACCTATCCGCTGCCCGAGGCGCAGGTGGACCGCTTCATGCTCAAGGTGAAGGTGGGCTACCCCACGCGCGAGGAGGAGAAGGTCATCATGGACCGGATGAGCGGTGGCAAGCCGCCCCAGGTCCAGCGGGTCATCGCCCTGGAGCAGCTCGTGCGCGCGCGCGAGCTCGTCCATCAGATCTACATGGACGAGAAGGTGAAGGACTACATCCTCAACGTGGTCTTCGCCACGCGCGAGCCCGCGCGCTACGGCCTGAAGGATCAGGCGGACTACATCCAGTTCGGCGCGAGCCCCCGCGCCACCATCGCGCTGAGCCAGGCCTCGCGCGCCCACGCCTTCCTGCGCCACCGCGGCTTCGTCACCCCCGAGGACGTGAAGGCCGTGGCCTTCGACGTGCTGCGCCACCGCGTGGCCCTCACCTACGAGGCCGAGGCCGAGGAGCTCACCACGGAGAAGCTCATCCAGCGCGTGTTCGATCGCGTCGAGGTGCCGTAA
- a CDS encoding DUF58 domain-containing protein, with product MLAKDIIRRIRKLEIRTRKVVSDMLAGQYHSVFKGRGMAFSEVRQYQPGDEIRIIDWNVTARMNEAYVKVFTEERELTVMLLVDVSASKEFGSRERSKSEVAAEVAAQIAFSAIANNDRVGLILFSDRVEKVVPPRKGRSHVMRLVSDILTFQPKGRGTDLSAGLTYLSRVANRKTVTFLVSDFLASGYEAPLRLVGRKHDLVPVVIVDPLEREFPRMGLVEMEDPETGERFVVDTSDPLVRGRYARALQGQREELRRLFKKLELDHVELSTGDDHGMALVRFFRARSRRMAA from the coding sequence GTGCTCGCCAAGGACATCATCCGCCGCATCCGCAAGCTGGAGATCCGCACCCGCAAGGTGGTGTCGGACATGCTCGCGGGCCAGTACCACTCGGTCTTCAAGGGCCGGGGCATGGCCTTCTCCGAGGTGCGGCAGTACCAGCCCGGGGACGAGATTCGCATCATCGACTGGAACGTCACCGCCCGGATGAACGAGGCCTACGTCAAGGTCTTCACCGAGGAGCGCGAGCTCACGGTGATGCTCCTCGTCGACGTGTCGGCCTCCAAGGAGTTCGGCTCGCGCGAGCGCTCCAAGTCCGAGGTGGCCGCCGAGGTGGCCGCTCAAATCGCCTTCAGCGCCATCGCCAACAACGACCGCGTGGGGCTCATCCTCTTCTCCGACCGGGTGGAGAAGGTGGTGCCGCCGCGCAAGGGCCGCTCGCACGTGATGCGGCTGGTCAGCGACATCCTCACCTTCCAGCCCAAGGGGCGGGGCACGGACCTGTCCGCGGGCCTCACCTATTTGAGCCGCGTGGCCAACCGCAAGACGGTGACGTTCCTCGTCTCGGACTTCCTCGCCTCGGGCTATGAGGCGCCGCTGCGGCTGGTGGGCCGCAAGCACGACCTGGTGCCCGTGGTCATCGTGGATCCGCTGGAGCGCGAGTTCCCGAGGATGGGGCTCGTGGAGATGGAGGATCCGGAGACGGGTGAGCGCTTCGTGGTGGATACGAGCGATCCGCTCGTGCGCGGCCGCTACGCGCGCGCCCTGCAGGGCCAGCGCGAGGAGTTGCGCCGGCTCTTCAAGAAGCTGGAGTTGGACCACGTGGAGCTGAGCACCGGGGATGACCACGGCATGGCCCTGGTGCGCTTCTTCCGCGCCCGTTCCCGGAGGATGGCGGCATGA